From Halorubrum salinarum, the proteins below share one genomic window:
- a CDS encoding AI-2E family transporter, with protein MDEKRFVVALFGLAVALVAGYVAYRFVAPLTVAVFLYYSTRRFYHRLERFRLPARVRAVVSLSLIGVPLIGLVSYTLVLLILEARRFIETYPVADTIGAENSVIGDLAELSNPTADELLAAYRSGQFDPLIDLVSEQASLLASTLSGLALNLLITIVVTYYLLIDGSRFHSWLLSFDDDAVVREYLEAADDELEAVLYGNLLNVIAIGIIAVVTYLGYNAVAPAAVEIPYPTLAGALTGVASLIPVIGMKIVYVPIAAAMSVPLALDGDLSLLVYVAGFLAVAAVVVDTIPDIVLRPYFSGKTTHVGLLMLAYIFGPVVFGFHGLFLAPIILVLALTFADTALLRLLGVEPDPGPEIPAGQRQLDEF; from the coding sequence ATGGACGAAAAGCGGTTCGTCGTCGCCCTCTTCGGCCTCGCGGTCGCGCTCGTCGCCGGCTACGTGGCCTACCGGTTCGTCGCCCCGCTCACGGTCGCCGTCTTCCTCTACTACTCGACGCGGCGGTTCTACCACCGGCTCGAACGCTTCCGGCTGCCGGCCCGGGTGCGCGCGGTGGTGTCGCTGTCGCTCATCGGCGTGCCGCTCATCGGCCTGGTGAGCTACACCCTGGTGCTGCTGATCTTGGAGGCGCGCCGGTTCATCGAGACGTACCCGGTGGCCGACACCATCGGCGCGGAGAACTCGGTGATCGGCGACCTCGCGGAGCTGTCGAACCCGACGGCCGACGAGCTGCTCGCGGCGTACCGGTCCGGGCAGTTCGACCCCCTCATCGACCTCGTTTCCGAGCAGGCGTCGCTGCTGGCGAGCACCCTCTCGGGGCTCGCCCTGAACCTCCTCATCACCATCGTCGTGACCTACTACCTGCTCATCGACGGGTCCCGGTTCCACAGCTGGCTCCTCTCGTTCGACGACGACGCGGTCGTCCGCGAGTACCTCGAGGCCGCCGACGACGAACTGGAGGCGGTGCTGTACGGGAACCTGCTCAACGTCATCGCGATCGGCATCATCGCCGTCGTCACCTACCTCGGGTACAACGCGGTCGCCCCGGCCGCCGTCGAGATCCCGTACCCCACGCTCGCCGGCGCGCTCACCGGCGTCGCCAGCCTGATCCCCGTGATCGGGATGAAGATCGTCTACGTCCCGATCGCGGCGGCGATGTCGGTCCCGCTCGCGCTCGACGGCGACCTCTCGCTGCTCGTGTACGTCGCGGGGTTCCTCGCGGTCGCGGCCGTGGTCGTCGACACCATCCCCGACATCGTCCTGCGGCCGTACTTCAGCGGCAAGACCACCCACGTCGGGCTGCTGATGCTCGCGTACATCTTCGGCCCGGTCGTGTTCGGCTTCCACGGGCTGTTCCTCGCGCCGATCATCCTCGTGCTGGCGCTGACGTTCGCGGACACCGCGCTGTTGCGCCTGCTCGGGGTGGAGCCGGACCCGGGGCCCGAGATCCCCGCCGGACA
- a CDS encoding LabA-like NYN domain-containing protein — MNDIHPDQRVAVLADSQNLYHSAQSVYSRNIDYSGLLEEAVADRSLVRAIAYVIRADSPEEESFFEALRDIGFETKIKEIKTFADGSKKADWDLGMSLDAVSLASHVDTVVLCTGDGDFARLCSHLRHEGVRVEAMGFGNSAADELIEAADDFVDLAEEEETFLL, encoded by the coding sequence ATGAACGACATTCACCCGGACCAGCGCGTCGCGGTGTTGGCGGACTCGCAGAACCTGTACCACTCCGCGCAGAGCGTCTACTCGCGGAACATCGACTACTCCGGCCTCCTCGAGGAGGCCGTCGCGGACCGGTCGCTCGTGCGCGCCATCGCGTACGTCATCCGCGCCGACTCGCCCGAGGAGGAGAGCTTCTTCGAGGCGCTCCGCGACATCGGTTTCGAGACGAAGATCAAGGAGATCAAGACGTTCGCCGACGGCTCGAAGAAGGCCGACTGGGACCTCGGGATGAGCCTCGACGCCGTCTCGCTGGCGAGCCACGTCGACACGGTCGTCCTCTGCACCGGCGACGGCGACTTCGCCCGGCTCTGCTCGCACCTCCGCCACGAGGGCGTCCGCGTGGAGGCGATGGGGTTCGGCAACTCCGCGGCCGACGAACTGATCGAGGCCGCCGACGACTTCGTCGACCTCGCGGAGGAGGAGGAGACGTTCCTGCTGTAG
- a CDS encoding M20/M25/M40 family metallo-hydrolase, whose translation MSGDGDAGSGSDAGPDFDPVSFLEDAVRTPSHESADEMRESVVDLLGRRGADPAVVADGCVLAEKRSPAPEAGPHLVLNTHLDTVTPHVAFERGPARDGERGAPTGAGDDPDEVIRGRGACDAKGPLAALLAGFLAADPDRGRITLALTPDEESLSLGAAALTGRLPGTDDRLDGDLFLVGEPTGLDACTAAKGRFQATVELSGTAAHAAEFAGANAVAAAEDALAAIRTFDAEATAHPQLGPPKLTPTVVEGGAATNQVPADCEITVDRRSVPPETAEEFRSALADAVRESLASGPAGDRGVDAAVALTDRESPFLEAFATDPDHDLVRTVADAAREASDAVGLPDGRGGGVRPFGAATEASYFAPAPTVVFGPGDLADESGAVAHAEREYVRVREVEAAAATVEETVAALLG comes from the coding sequence ATGAGCGGCGACGGCGATGCCGGCTCGGGTTCGGACGCGGGGCCCGACTTCGACCCGGTCTCGTTCCTCGAAGACGCGGTCCGCACCCCCTCCCACGAGTCGGCCGACGAGATGCGCGAGTCCGTCGTCGACCTCCTCGGCCGACGGGGCGCCGACCCCGCGGTCGTCGCGGACGGCTGCGTCCTCGCGGAGAAGCGCTCGCCGGCGCCCGAGGCGGGGCCGCACCTCGTGTTGAACACGCACCTCGACACGGTGACGCCGCACGTCGCGTTCGAGCGCGGGCCGGCGCGCGACGGCGAGCGCGGCGCTCCGACGGGAGCCGGAGACGACCCGGACGAGGTGATCCGCGGCCGGGGTGCCTGCGACGCGAAGGGGCCGCTCGCGGCGCTGCTCGCGGGCTTCCTCGCCGCCGACCCCGACCGCGGGCGGATCACGCTCGCGCTCACGCCCGACGAGGAGTCGCTGTCGCTCGGCGCAGCGGCGCTGACCGGGCGGCTGCCGGGGACCGACGACCGGCTCGACGGCGACCTGTTCCTCGTCGGCGAGCCGACGGGGCTCGACGCGTGTACCGCCGCGAAGGGGCGGTTCCAGGCGACCGTCGAGCTGTCCGGGACCGCCGCGCACGCCGCCGAGTTCGCGGGCGCGAACGCGGTCGCGGCGGCCGAGGACGCGCTCGCGGCGATCCGCACGTTCGACGCGGAGGCGACCGCCCACCCGCAGTTGGGGCCGCCGAAGCTCACCCCTACGGTCGTCGAGGGCGGCGCGGCGACGAACCAGGTGCCGGCGGACTGCGAGATAACGGTCGACCGGCGGAGCGTCCCGCCGGAGACAGCCGAGGAGTTCCGGTCGGCGCTCGCGGACGCGGTGCGGGAGTCGCTCGCGAGCGGCCCGGCCGGCGACCGCGGGGTCGACGCCGCGGTCGCGCTCACCGACCGCGAGTCGCCGTTCCTGGAGGCGTTCGCGACGGACCCGGACCACGACCTCGTCCGAACTGTCGCCGACGCGGCGCGAGAGGCGAGCGACGCGGTCGGCCTCCCCGACGGTCGCGGCGGCGGCGTCCGGCCGTTCGGCGCGGCGACCGAGGCCTCCTACTTCGCGCCGGCGCCGACGGTCGTGTTCGGGCCCGGCGACCTCGCCGACGAGTCGGGCGCGGTCGCGCACGCCGAGCGGGAGTACGTCCGGGTGCGCGAGGTCGAGGCGGCGGCGGCGACGGTCGAGGAGACGGTCGCCGCGCTGCTCGGGTGA
- the dapF gene encoding diaminopimelate epimerase, with product MSTHAVPVEKYHGTGNDFLVVDAAAENVGDRAAFARAYCDRETGVDGGDFADDRGAPSGRRGADGVLFLSIEERFDPTRVVMTLVQPDGSTATMCGNGARVVARWAHDRTGDREFMIDTQAGTRRATVTADGSAATIEMGEPTFDPRRVPVAREGALADEPLVDEPVEGLTVTAVNTGVPHAVAFVDGGRDDHDGIDAVDLDAVAPPVRHAGVFPEGANVNLAAVVDDGAGDGPAVLDQRTFERGVEGETRSCGTGAVAVVAAARRLGLIEGESAVSRPPGGELEITVPDRGHATLAGPVAHEFSGALPADPR from the coding sequence ATGAGCACCCACGCCGTCCCGGTCGAGAAGTACCACGGCACGGGCAACGACTTCCTCGTCGTCGACGCGGCCGCCGAGAACGTCGGCGACCGCGCGGCGTTCGCCCGGGCGTACTGCGACCGCGAGACGGGCGTCGACGGCGGCGACTTCGCCGACGACCGCGGCGCGCCGTCGGGCCGACGCGGCGCGGACGGCGTCCTCTTCCTGTCGATCGAGGAGCGGTTCGACCCGACTCGCGTCGTGATGACGCTGGTCCAGCCGGACGGCTCAACCGCGACGATGTGCGGCAACGGCGCCCGCGTCGTCGCGCGCTGGGCCCACGACCGCACGGGCGACCGCGAGTTCATGATCGACACGCAGGCGGGCACCCGCCGCGCCACGGTGACCGCGGACGGGAGCGCCGCCACCATCGAGATGGGCGAGCCGACGTTCGACCCCCGCCGCGTCCCGGTCGCCCGCGAGGGCGCGCTCGCGGACGAGCCGCTGGTCGACGAGCCGGTCGAGGGGCTGACCGTCACCGCCGTCAACACCGGCGTGCCGCACGCGGTCGCGTTCGTCGACGGCGGCCGCGACGACCACGACGGGATCGACGCGGTCGACCTCGACGCAGTCGCGCCGCCGGTCCGGCACGCCGGCGTCTTCCCCGAGGGCGCGAACGTCAACCTCGCCGCCGTCGTCGACGACGGCGCCGGCGACGGGCCCGCGGTCCTCGACCAGCGCACCTTCGAGCGCGGCGTCGAGGGCGAGACGCGCTCCTGCGGCACCGGCGCGGTCGCGGTCGTCGCGGCCGCCCGCCGCCTGGGCCTGATCGAGGGCGAGTCGGCCGTGAGTCGGCCGCCGGGCGGCGAACTGGAGATAACGGTGCCGGACCGCGGCCACGCCACGCTCGCCGGGCCCGTCGCCCACGAGTTCTCGGGGGCGCTCCCCGCCGACCCCAGATGA
- the lysA gene encoding diaminopimelate decarboxylase produces the protein MSDADASAAPTAPDENPQVRRVSDWDADRLRDLAAEHETPLYVQDIDRVRENCERLLAAFPDADVRYAVKAHTGRAVLEAVRDAGLDAECASAGEVDRALAAGFDGSRLHYTAVNPPARDLDYVAGVAAAEPDLTVTVGAVDTLDRLAERGYDGRVCVRVNPGVGAGHHEKVTTGGAAKFGIPYDRAADAARDAAERFDVVGIHAHAGSGIDPEQLDSHRELVARMGDLARELADPDGGAAPVDLDYVDVGGGFGVPYEEDAPPLDLPAVAEATREAVAPLPDGTDLAVEPGRYVVADAGVLLTRVNTVKPTPDETVVGVDAGMTDLLRPAMYDAYHPIRNLGGGRDRDGGDAPPVAEREATPVTVAGPICETGDTLGTNRALADPRRGDLLAVGIAGAYGYEMASQYNSRPRPAEVALDDGTATVVRRREALDDLTTVEREAARGRADRTEGGR, from the coding sequence ATGAGCGACGCGGACGCGAGCGCGGCGCCGACCGCCCCCGACGAGAACCCCCAGGTCCGCCGCGTGAGCGACTGGGACGCCGACCGCCTCCGCGACCTCGCGGCCGAGCACGAGACGCCGCTGTACGTCCAGGACATCGACCGCGTCCGCGAGAACTGCGAGCGGCTGCTCGCGGCGTTCCCCGACGCCGACGTGCGGTACGCCGTCAAGGCGCACACCGGCCGCGCCGTCCTGGAGGCGGTCCGCGACGCGGGCCTCGACGCCGAGTGCGCCTCGGCGGGCGAGGTCGACCGCGCACTCGCGGCCGGCTTCGACGGCTCGCGGCTCCACTACACCGCGGTCAACCCGCCGGCCCGCGACCTCGACTACGTCGCCGGCGTCGCCGCGGCGGAGCCGGACCTCACCGTCACCGTCGGCGCGGTCGACACCCTCGACCGGCTCGCGGAGCGTGGCTACGACGGTCGCGTCTGCGTCCGCGTGAACCCCGGCGTGGGTGCGGGCCACCACGAGAAGGTCACCACCGGCGGCGCCGCGAAGTTCGGGATCCCCTATGACCGCGCCGCGGACGCGGCGCGTGACGCGGCCGAGCGCTTCGACGTGGTCGGGATCCACGCCCACGCCGGCTCCGGCATCGACCCGGAGCAGCTGGACAGCCACCGCGAACTGGTCGCGCGGATGGGCGACCTGGCGCGCGAGCTGGCCGACCCGGACGGCGGCGCGGCCCCCGTCGACCTCGACTACGTCGACGTGGGCGGCGGGTTCGGCGTCCCCTACGAGGAGGACGCCCCGCCGCTCGACCTGCCGGCGGTCGCCGAGGCGACGCGCGAGGCGGTCGCGCCGCTGCCCGACGGAACCGACCTCGCCGTCGAGCCCGGGCGCTACGTCGTCGCGGACGCGGGCGTCCTCCTGACCCGGGTGAACACCGTGAAGCCGACGCCGGACGAGACGGTCGTCGGCGTCGACGCGGGGATGACGGACCTCCTGCGGCCGGCGATGTACGACGCCTACCACCCGATCCGCAACCTGGGCGGCGGGCGGGACCGCGACGGGGGCGACGCGCCCCCCGTCGCCGAGCGGGAGGCAACCCCTGTCACGGTCGCCGGACCTATCTGTGAGACCGGCGATACGCTGGGTACGAACCGCGCGCTCGCCGACCCGCGCCGGGGGGACCTCCTCGCGGTCGGGATCGCGGGCGCGTACGGATACGAGATGGCGAGCCAATACAACTCACGACCGCGGCCGGCGGAGGTCGCGCTCGACGACGGGACCGCGACGGTCGTCCGACGCCGGGAGGCGCTCGACGACCTGACGACGGTCGAGCGAGAGGCGGCGCGTGGCCGCGCCGACCGGACGGAGGGCGGCCGATGA
- a CDS encoding 2,3,4,5-tetrahydropyridine-2,6-dicarboxylate N-succinyltransferase, with the protein MTLRADVSDLWDRYQDGLTAADATDADAAVIDEFLAALEAGEVRAAEKTGDDVTSWEANEWVKRGILLNFGLRETEPREYGGVTYHDVLPLRDTDDLAERGTRNTPDGTAIRRGAYLGSDCIMMSPSFVNMGAYVGDGTLVDSCDTVGSCAQLGENVKLGANTLIGGVLEPVEDAPVIIEDGVSLGAGCRVTSGFRVGENSIVGENTLLTPRIPVYDLVEEEVVYGHLPAERRAFTRMVESSVGDHDLFEGGAYKPAVVATHVEEETLEATRREDALRE; encoded by the coding sequence ATGACGCTCCGAGCCGACGTATCCGATCTGTGGGACCGCTATCAGGACGGGCTGACCGCCGCCGACGCGACCGACGCGGACGCGGCCGTGATCGACGAGTTCCTCGCCGCCCTGGAGGCGGGCGAGGTCCGCGCCGCCGAGAAGACCGGCGACGACGTGACCTCGTGGGAGGCCAACGAGTGGGTCAAGCGGGGGATCCTGCTGAACTTCGGGCTGCGCGAGACCGAGCCCCGCGAGTACGGCGGCGTCACCTACCACGACGTGCTCCCGCTGCGCGACACGGACGACCTCGCCGAGCGCGGCACGCGGAACACGCCGGACGGGACCGCGATCCGCCGGGGCGCGTACCTCGGCAGCGACTGTATCATGATGAGCCCCTCGTTCGTCAACATGGGCGCGTACGTCGGCGACGGCACGCTCGTCGACTCCTGTGACACGGTCGGCTCCTGCGCGCAGCTCGGCGAGAACGTCAAGCTCGGCGCCAACACGCTGATCGGCGGCGTCCTCGAACCGGTCGAGGACGCGCCGGTGATCATCGAGGACGGCGTCTCGCTGGGCGCGGGCTGCCGGGTCACCAGCGGGTTCCGGGTCGGCGAGAACTCGATCGTCGGGGAGAACACGCTCCTCACCCCCCGGATCCCCGTCTACGACCTCGTCGAGGAGGAGGTCGTCTACGGCCACCTCCCGGCCGAGCGCCGCGCGTTCACCCGGATGGTGGAGTCGTCCGTCGGCGACCACGACCTCTTCGAGGGCGGCGCGTACAAGCCCGCGGTCGTCGCGACGCACGTCGAGGAGGAGACGCTGGAGGCGACGCGGCGGGAGGACGCGCTCCGGGAATGA
- the dapB gene encoding 4-hydroxy-tetrahydrodipicolinate reductase yields the protein MSADALSLAVTGAGGRMGREVIEAAVDREGVAVAVAVNRTETDPVAGVPVADAADLDDLLASEAPDALIDFTGPDSAVAYAETCADAGVPLVTGTTGFADAQIDDLRAASEAVPVLKASNFARGVAALRRAVREAAAALPGYDVELTETHHNAKRDAPSGTAKSILDDVESVREDLDERVHGREGDAPRGPGEVGVHARRAGDVTGEHEVLLAGNRETLELTHRAGDRGVFAEGALDAADWIAGRDPGWYGFGDVLDAGAE from the coding sequence ATGAGCGCGGACGCGCTCTCGCTCGCCGTCACCGGCGCGGGCGGCCGCATGGGCCGCGAGGTGATCGAGGCGGCCGTCGACCGCGAGGGCGTCGCCGTCGCGGTCGCGGTCAACCGCACCGAGACCGACCCGGTCGCGGGCGTCCCGGTCGCCGACGCCGCCGACCTCGACGACCTGCTCGCGAGCGAGGCGCCCGACGCCCTGATCGACTTCACCGGCCCCGACTCCGCGGTCGCGTACGCCGAGACCTGCGCCGACGCCGGCGTCCCGCTCGTCACCGGCACGACGGGGTTCGCAGACGCCCAGATCGACGACCTCCGGGCCGCGAGCGAGGCGGTGCCCGTGCTCAAGGCGTCGAACTTCGCCCGTGGCGTGGCCGCGCTCCGCCGCGCGGTCCGCGAGGCCGCCGCGGCGCTGCCCGGCTACGACGTGGAGCTGACCGAGACGCACCACAACGCGAAGCGCGACGCGCCCTCGGGGACCGCGAAGTCGATACTCGACGACGTGGAGTCGGTCCGCGAGGACCTCGACGAGCGCGTCCACGGCCGCGAGGGCGACGCGCCGCGGGGCCCGGGCGAGGTCGGCGTCCACGCCCGCCGCGCGGGCGACGTGACCGGCGAACACGAGGTGCTGCTGGCCGGGAACCGCGAGACGCTGGAACTCACGCACCGCGCCGGCGACCGCGGGGTGTTCGCAGAGGGCGCGCTCGACGCCGCCGACTGGATCGCCGGCCGCGACCCCGGCTGGTACGGGTTCGGCGACGTGCTGGACGCCGGAGCCGAATAA
- the dapA gene encoding 4-hydroxy-tetrahydrodipicolinate synthase: MTDTTTTTPYATHDATDGETTDAPFEGVYPAMTTPFTDDDAVDHDQLAANAQFLERAGVDGVVPVGSTGESATMSHDEHVAVIETVRDALDDIPVIAGTGSNNTAEALSLSRRAADAGADGLLLISPYYNKPEPQGFLDHYRTIADEVDLPQIVYNVPSRTGQSIPVDVTVELAEHPNIRGYKAASGDLNLISEVIERTRDEAFAVLSGDDGLTLPVLSIGGTGTISVVANVEPERTCAMVGAALSGDYDRARTLHHELSPLVRELFAETNPIPVKEAMHIRGRGGPRVRSPLSRLSEDRRESLRDLLAAYDEHAPGAIDPTAVDPAATEGAE; the protein is encoded by the coding sequence ATGACAGACACGACCACCACGACGCCCTACGCGACGCACGACGCGACGGACGGAGAAACGACCGACGCGCCCTTCGAGGGCGTGTACCCCGCGATGACCACCCCCTTCACCGACGACGACGCGGTCGACCACGACCAGCTCGCCGCGAACGCTCAGTTCCTCGAACGCGCGGGCGTCGACGGCGTCGTCCCCGTCGGCTCGACCGGCGAGTCGGCGACGATGAGCCACGACGAGCACGTCGCGGTGATCGAGACGGTCCGCGACGCCCTCGACGACATCCCCGTCATCGCCGGCACCGGCTCGAACAACACCGCGGAGGCGCTCTCGCTGTCGCGGCGCGCGGCCGACGCGGGCGCCGACGGCCTCCTCCTGATCTCGCCGTACTACAACAAGCCCGAGCCGCAGGGGTTCCTCGACCACTACCGCACCATCGCGGACGAGGTCGACCTCCCGCAGATCGTCTACAACGTCCCGAGCCGCACGGGCCAGTCGATCCCGGTCGACGTGACCGTCGAGCTCGCCGAACACCCGAACATCCGCGGGTACAAGGCCGCCTCGGGCGACCTCAACCTCATCAGCGAGGTGATCGAGCGCACCCGAGACGAGGCGTTCGCCGTGCTGTCGGGCGACGACGGCCTCACGCTCCCCGTCCTCTCGATCGGGGGGACCGGGACGATCAGCGTGGTCGCCAACGTCGAGCCCGAGCGGACCTGCGCGATGGTCGGCGCCGCGCTCTCGGGCGACTACGACCGCGCGCGGACGCTCCATCACGAGCTGTCGCCGCTCGTCCGCGAGCTGTTCGCCGAGACGAACCCGATCCCGGTGAAGGAGGCGATGCACATCCGCGGCCGGGGCGGCCCCCGCGTCCGCTCGCCGCTCTCGCGGCTCTCCGAGGACCGGCGCGAGTCGCTCCGCGACCTGCTGGCCGCGTACGACGAGCACGCGCCGGGAGCGATCGACCCGACCGCCGTCGACCCCGCGGCGACGGAGGGCGCGGAATGA
- a CDS encoding haloacid dehalogenase type II, translated as MALDPDRVSTVTFDSYSTLVDVEAAEAALADRVADPEPVSRLWRSRSLAYTFVANAVDAYQPFYEMNRDALTYALAAHGVDLSEAERDEILAVYHELEVFDDVRDAIGRLRDAGYDCYVLSNGDPEMLASLVDHADIADLVADTVSADEVETFKPAAELYRHGAARTGTPIDEVVHATAGWFDVLGARHAGMQAAWVDRKGTPWEPFGGDPDATVETLHELADLLGA; from the coding sequence ATGGCGCTCGACCCGGACCGCGTCTCGACGGTGACGTTCGACTCGTACAGCACGCTCGTGGACGTGGAGGCCGCCGAGGCGGCGCTCGCGGACCGCGTCGCCGACCCCGAGCCGGTGTCGCGGCTGTGGCGGTCGCGGTCGCTGGCGTACACGTTCGTGGCGAACGCGGTCGACGCCTACCAGCCGTTCTACGAGATGAACCGCGACGCGCTGACGTACGCGCTGGCGGCGCACGGCGTCGACCTGTCCGAGGCCGAGCGCGACGAGATCCTCGCGGTGTACCACGAGCTGGAGGTGTTCGACGACGTGCGCGACGCCATCGGGCGGCTCCGCGACGCGGGGTACGACTGCTACGTCCTCTCGAACGGCGATCCCGAGATGCTCGCGTCGCTCGTCGACCACGCCGACATCGCCGATCTCGTCGCGGACACGGTCAGCGCCGACGAGGTGGAGACGTTCAAGCCGGCGGCCGAGCTCTACCGCCACGGCGCGGCCCGGACGGGGACGCCGATCGACGAGGTGGTCCACGCGACCGCCGGCTGGTTCGACGTGCTGGGCGCGCGCCACGCCGGGATGCAGGCCGCGTGGGTCGACCGGAAGGGGACGCCGTGGGAGCCGTTCGGCGGCGACCCGGACGCGACGGTGGAGACGCTCCACGAGCTGGCGGACCTGCTCGGGGCCTGA
- a CDS encoding HD domain-containing protein — MSDPSDDAPDPTDGDDVPDPVPADEPTAGEEVSADTDAARHEYDPDAEHAFPDERLNEVLARLESDEEVVAYLEAQNVNPVARKGYNDHGAKHVEIVRDRALRLYDLLKSGGVEFNGARQQGLDEADEPVIVALAATLHDIGHVVHRHDHPYYSIPLAADLLDDLLPTFYGVADRVRVKAEVLHAILCHHTEEQPLTLEAGVVRIADGLDMERGRSRVPYEEGGRGINTVSSQAIERVSLREGDETPVQVVIRMNNAAGVYQVDSLLKAKIEGSLLEDRIRTVAINTHSDGRDGNGSIVDRIEL; from the coding sequence ATGAGCGACCCGTCCGACGACGCCCCCGACCCGACCGACGGCGACGACGTCCCCGACCCGGTCCCGGCGGACGAACCGACCGCCGGCGAAGAGGTCAGCGCCGACACCGACGCCGCCCGCCACGAGTACGACCCGGACGCCGAGCACGCGTTCCCCGACGAGCGCCTCAACGAGGTCCTCGCGCGGCTCGAATCGGACGAGGAGGTCGTCGCCTACCTGGAGGCGCAGAACGTCAACCCGGTCGCCCGGAAGGGGTACAACGACCACGGCGCCAAGCACGTCGAGATCGTCCGCGACCGCGCGCTCCGGCTGTACGACCTGCTCAAGTCCGGCGGCGTCGAGTTCAACGGCGCCCGCCAGCAGGGCCTCGACGAGGCGGACGAGCCCGTGATCGTCGCGCTGGCGGCGACGCTCCACGACATCGGCCACGTCGTCCACCGCCACGACCACCCCTACTACTCGATCCCGCTGGCCGCAGACCTGCTCGACGACCTCCTCCCGACGTTCTACGGCGTTGCCGACCGGGTGCGCGTGAAGGCGGAGGTGCTCCACGCGATCCTGTGTCACCACACGGAGGAGCAGCCGCTCACGCTGGAGGCGGGAGTGGTCCGGATCGCCGACGGCCTCGACATGGAACGCGGTCGCTCGCGCGTCCCCTACGAGGAGGGCGGGCGCGGGATCAACACCGTCTCCTCGCAGGCGATCGAGCGCGTCTCGCTCCGCGAGGGCGACGAGACCCCCGTTCAGGTCGTTATCCGGATGAACAACGCCGCCGGCGTCTACCAGGTCGACTCCCTCCTGAAGGCGAAGATAGAGGGCTCGCTCCTCGAAGACCGGATCCGGACCGTCGCGATCAACACCCACAGCGACGGCCGGGACGGGAACGGCTCGATCGTCGACCGCATCGAGCTCTGA